Part of the Uloborus diversus isolate 005 chromosome 2, Udiv.v.3.1, whole genome shotgun sequence genome, CTACGGACACAACAACTACAGACACAACTACTACGGACACAACTACTACAGACTCAACTACTACGGACAATGGTAATAACGGAAATAATAGCCCTCTTGGTGATAGAGGAAACAATAACCCTCCTGGTAATAACGGAAATAATAACCGTCTTGGTAATAACGGAAATAATCCCCCTGGCAATAGGGGAAATAATCCTCCTGGTAATAGGGGTAATAACTCTCCAGGTAATAACGGAAATAATAATCCTCTTGGAGATAGAGGAAATAACCCTCCTGGCAATAGGGGAAATAACCCTCCTGGCAATTGGGGAAATAGCCCTCCTGGCAATAGGGGTAATAACTCCCCAAGTAATAACGGAAATAATAATCCTCTTGGAGATAGAGGAAATAACCCTCCTGGCAATAGGGGAAATAACCCTCCTGGCAATAGGGGAAATAACCCTCCTGGCAATAGAGGAAATAACCCTCCTGGCAGTAGGGGAAATAACCCTCCTGGCAATAGGGGAAATAACCCTCCTGGCAATAGGGGAAATAACCCTCCTGGCAATAGGGGAAATAACCCTCCTGGCAATATGGGAAATAACCCTCCTGGCAATATGGAAAATAACCCTCCTGGCAATAGGGGAAATAACCCTCCTGGCAATAGGGGAAATAACCCTCCTGGTAATTGGGGAAATAACCCTCCTGGTAATTGGGGAAATAACCCTCCTGGTAATTGGGGAAATAACCCTCCTGGTAATTGGGGAAATAACCCTCCTGGTAGTAGTGGAAATAACCCTCCTGGTAATAGGGGAAATAATCCTTCTGGTAATAGGGGAAATAACCCTCCTGGTAGTAGGGGAAATAACCCTCCTGGTAATAGAGGAAATTCTTACTCAAGAAGTTCTGCAAACAGTAACGCATTTGATGATGATTATTACTATGGTTACTACTACGACGATGATGATGGTTACGACTACAACCCTTATGATGGTTACGACTACGATGATGGCAGTAATCCAAATGACGGCTCATATTCTAATGCTAGGTCTCAAAGCAGAAGTGACTCCGGTAACCCAAACAATAATAAACCTAATACAAGACAAAGTAATCGGAGTAGTTCGAACTCGGCAAGCTCCAGTTTCGCAAATAGTAATAACAGTGGAAATTCAAATAATcctcaaaagaaagataaaaattcTCCAGTTAATTCCTCGAAATCACCTGCTTCTTCTGGATCTAGCACTGGTGACAATTCTGGAGCACCAGGTAGAGACAAACCAACTAGTTCCTCCAGCTCATCTGCGTCTTCTCAATCAAATTCTCACAGTCCTCCGTCAAATAATGCTCCAAGAAAAACTGGAAATCAATCAGGTAGTTCAGCAAGTTCTTCCGCTTCTAGTCAATCACAAAACTCCCCCAGACCTAGTTCTTGGAACAACAACTCGCGAAAACCAGGTAGAGACAATACAGGCAATAACTCAGACGCGTCAGCGTCTTCTCAATCGAATTCTCCTAGCTCTTCGAATAATAATGTTCCAAGAGGAAACAGAAATCAATCTGGCAGTGCTGCAAGTTCATCATCTTTTGCTCAATCGCAGAACTCTCCTGGAAATACACAGCAGCCAAATAATGCAAACTCGAGACCAAATAACTCTAATCAAGCGTCAAGTGCTGCTTCTAGTTCAAATGCCTCTTCTGGAAACCCGCCCGATTGGAATAAAAATGGTCGACCAAATAACTCTAATCAAGCTTCAAGTGCGTCTTCTAGCTCAGCTTCTTCTGGAAACCAACCCAATAGAAATGGAAATAGCAGACCAAGTAACTCTAATCAAGCCTCAAGTGCTGCTTCGAGCCCAAGTGCCTCATTTGGAAACCAACCCAATAGAAATGGAAATGGCAGACCAAATAACTTCAATCAAGCCTCAAGTGCTGCTTCTAGCTCAAGTACCTCATTTGGAAACCAACCCAATAGAAATGGAAATAGCAGACCGAATAACTCAAATCAATCTTCAAGTGCTGCTTCTAGATCAAGCGCTTCTTCTGGAAACCAACCCAATAGAAATGGAAATAGTAGACCAAATAACTCCAATCAATCTTCAAGTGCTGCTTCTAGCTCAAGTGCCTCTTCTGGAAACCAACCCAATAGAAATGGAAATACTAGACCAAATAACTTCAATCAATCTTCAAGTGCTGCTTCTAGTTCAAGTTCCTCTTTTGGAAACCAACCCAATAGAAATGGAAATGGCAGACCAAATAACTCTAATCAATCTTCAAGTGCTGCTTCTAGCTCAAGTGCCTCTTCTGGAAACCAACCAAATAGAAATGGCAACCAAGCATACTCTAGAGCAAACAGTAGTTCAAACCAGAATAATTACTCACCAAGGAGAGACAATGGACCCGCTTGGAACAACAACCGGTGGTATGGAAATGCATATCCACAAAATGGAGGAGGAAACACTGATTCAAGTTCTTCTGCATCGTCGTCCGCTAATAACTCAGGACAGAACGGTTACGGTCAAAACCTCAATTCTGACTCAAACGCATATTCTAGATCTACCTCTAATTTTGGTTCAAGAGAAAATTCCGGCTCTTATATACCAAATTCAGGTCCCAGTTCTTATGTTGGTGCTGGTTATAACAGGGATGCAGATGCACAAGCTAGCTCTAATGCGAACTCAAATCAAGGATATTATAATGATGGCGACTCAAAGGTACAGCGACGTCCATTTGGTGATGGAACCCTTGAAATTAAGGCGGATGGAGGTGTAATAATCTTGGATGTCTtcgataaagaagataaagaaattGCCAAAGAGGTTATTAAACTaggaatgtagtaaaaaaaaaaaatagttcaccGCAATAAAAGCTGGTGAAAACGCTTCAagtgtttttgtaattttatctCATAAACGAAAAATGGAATGCTCTTAAGTACATGATTGATTTACatgtactttttaataaaattggagACATAATAAATGGATTACTAATCTTCATCGTACAAAAAGAgtaataatttgttgcttttaaattttattttcacaatcacagttttttttttttttaaatcattaaacctaaaaattattttagtgttGTAATACAGCTTTTTGAAACCATCTCAGTAAAAATCTTAGTTATTTTCTCAAAGCGCAGGAGAAAAACTAAAACACAACTAAATGGCTAGCTTCCtagttcacttaaaaaaaaagcttcaaaatacgCTTATTagttactagcagtacccgcacggcgatgtccAAGCGAAAAACTTAAcagaagtccgttgaataaaaaaatccccccccccctctttctgatgcgaaatgatcatttttcttcaactaaatacGTGCACTCCTTTTCagaaaacctattaaagtctctttggaattaaATCTGTTCGCTAAAACACATTAAACGATGAATAGTAGTTTTAATACTCAAAGTAATCCTTCAATTCATCGCTTAATCCGCCAAGCAAGCACGCTATATAACTCTGCCCTTTCGCGAATGAAGcagttttttctgcaatttaaaatgtttcgccaaataagcaacactataataaaaacgttatgatgaacaatcacaattgaataatatgacaaatcaaattatttacttagataagtaactatcttcaactataagaacaaaaacaaaggttg contains:
- the LOC129216167 gene encoding homeobox protein 2-like (The sequence of the model RefSeq protein was modified relative to this genomic sequence to represent the inferred CDS: added 64 bases not found in genome assembly), whose product is MIYHSIYLFFALCICCSPEAEARSPGRWGDKNGDCNSGDVDSLQDGYSDYYQCVLECFKDVYHVRYIRGDLCTSSCEMQVYRSRDVPFQKAIDNMECITKRCRSTVPDCACRKNSGDANKQPNNDNSGKDDGSSSSSSAARPNSSSSDDRRKKRPPSSNSDDGSDSGSKSSAQSNSGNTPRDGKNKNQPNNDDSGNNDGSGSSSDATSSSNRWGRGGRRPSSNPSEGANKNQPDNGDSGNNNGSGSNSRADGGRKRPWFADFLLGINKKQPDNGNSGNNNGSSGPRGLKLPIDSTTDTCEPDTTTEPVTSTTTDTTTTDTTTTDTTTTDTTTTDTTTTDTTTTDTTTTDTTTTDTTTTDSTTTDNGNNGNNSPLGDRGNNNPPGNNGNNNRLGNNGNNPPGNRGNNPPGNRGNNSPGNNGNNNPLGDRGNNPPGNRGNNPPGNWGNSPPGNRGNNSPSNNGNNNPLGDRGNNPPGNRGNNPPGNRGNNPPGNRGNNPPGSRGNNPPGNRGNNPPGNRGNNPPGNRGNNPPGNMGNNPPGNMENNPPGNRGNNPPGNRGNNPPGNWGNNPPGNWGNNPPGNWGNNPPGNWGNNPPGSSGNNPPGNRGNNPSGNRGNNPPGSRGNNPPGNRGNSYSRSSANSNAFDDDYYYGYYYDDDDGYDYNPYDGYDYDDGSNPNDGSYSNARSQSRSDSGNPNNNKPNTRQSNRSSSNSASSSFANSNNSGNSNNPQKKDKNSPVNSSKSPASSGSSTGDNSGAPGRDKPTSSSSSSASSQSNSHSPPSNNAPRKTGNQSGSSASSSASSQSQNSPRPSSWNNNSRKPGRDNTGNNSDASASSQSNSPSSSNNNVPRGNRNQSGSAASSSSFAQSQNSPGNTQQPNNANSRPNNSNQASSAASSSNASSGNPPDWNKNGRPNNSNQASSASSSSASSGNQPNRNGNSRPSNSNQASSAASSPSASFGNQPNRNGNGRPNNFNQASSAASSSSTSFGNQPNRNGNSRPNNSNQSSSAASRSSASSGNQPNRNGNSRPNNSNQSSSAASSSSASSGNQPNRNGNTRPNNFNQSSSAASSSSSSFGNQPNRNGNGRPNNSNQSSSAASSSSASSGNQPNRNGNQAYSRANSSSNQNNYSPRRDNGPAWNNNRWYGNAYPQNGGGNTDSSSSASSSANNSGQNGYGQNLNSDSNAYSRSTSNFGSRENSGSYIPNSGPSSYVGAGYNRDADAQASSNANSNQGYYNDGDSKVQRRPFGDGTLEIKADGGVIILDVFDKEDKEIAKEVIKLGM